The Ranitomeya imitator isolate aRanImi1 chromosome 8, aRanImi1.pri, whole genome shotgun sequence genome window below encodes:
- the TMEM275 gene encoding transmembrane protein 275, giving the protein MFTDKSNSSLPQKPVQKKTRPHGLPSPALCCACGLCIMLAGINITLVGAFAFGTFLPVNNPPIIIGPILLVVAFAFFGACCICSRRPPPHGNRKCKPGSNIGFIKPGNAAFEIETSEHTVQDTTAVQLSPTNSPVSSRKSSPGHENSKLCKLFTMEGSGPSAKFSSGGESIQLNLPRDPVP; this is encoded by the coding sequence ATGTTCACAGACAAAAGTAACTCCTCTCTGCCGCAGAAACCAGTGCAGAAGAAGACCCGTCCACACGGGCTGCCGTCCCCGGCCCTTTGCTGTGCCTGCGGCCTCTGCATTATGTTGGCTGGAATCAACATTACCTTGGTTGGTGCCTTTGCTTTTGGGACTTTTCTACCAGTAAACAACCCACCAATAATTATTGGACCCATTTTATTAGtagttgcatttgccttttttggggCTTGCTGTATCTGTAGCCGGAGACCCCCACCCCATGGCAACAGGAAATGTAAGCCAGGATCCAATATCGGTTTTATTAAACCAGGCAATGCAGCATTTGAGATCGAGACAAGTGAACACACAGTCCAGGATACCACGGCCGTGCAGCTCAGTCCCACTAATTCCCCAGTGTCTTCTCGAAAATCTTCTCCGGGGCACGAAAATTCTAAACTGTGCAAACTCTTCACCATGGAAGGCAGTGGGCCGAGTGCTAAGTTTAGTAGTGGTGGAGAATCTATACAGCTGAATCTACCCAGAGACCCCGTCCCCTAG